From Chryseotalea sp. WA131a:
TAAAATCCGCTCGCACATTTGCTTGGTAGCACCATAAGATGATTCAGCTTTTTTAAAAGGTGCTGACTCATCTACCGGAATGCGGTCGGGCTGGCCGTATACGGTGCAAGAAGACGAAAAAATTACTTTGTTTACATTAAATTTCTCCATCGTCTTGAGCAACGCCACCATTGAGCCCAAATTGTTTTGATAGTAAAGTAATGGATTGACCACTGATTCATTGACTGATTTAAAGGCAGCAAAGTGAATAACCGAATCGATCTGATTATTTTTGAAAAGGGTATCTAAAAATCTCTCATCTCTGCAATCTCCTTGATAAAAAGCAATTTTTCTATTCGTGATTCTTTCAATTCCATCGATAATTCTTTTTTCGCTGCGCGATAAATCATCAACGACTATTATCTCAAAACCTTGCTGAATTAACTCAACGGCCGTGTGCGCGCCAATGTAGCCCGCCCCGCCCGTCAACAGTACTTTTTTAGTGCTGGCCATGGTTATAATCTAGATGAAATTTGAGATGGATCTAAAAAACCTTTTACATCATAGACAATCGTCTTGTCGTTTCGTATCATTTTCCAATCCAAATTTTTGAATTCATGATGGCTAACGGCCAATACAATGGCCGAATATTTTTTATCCGGTTTGTTAATCAATGCCAAACCGTATTCGTGCTTCACTTCATCGATGCTGGCATGCGGGTCATACACCTCTACATCCGCTCCAAAACTTTGCAATTCTTGGATCAAATCAATGGCGCGGCTGTTGCGTATGTCGGGGCAGTTTTCCTTAAACGTAATTCCCAAAACCAAAATCTTGGCATTTTTTACAGGCAAATCATGTTGCGTCATCAATTTGACTACTCGGTTGGCAATGTGAATCCCCATATTGTCGTTGATGCGCCTCCCTGCCAAAATCACCTGTGGGTAATAGCCGAGGCTATCTGCTTTATACGTTAAATAGTACGGATCCACACCAATGCAATGCCCACCTACCAGACCGGGTTTGTAAGGAAGAAAATTCCACTTGGTGCCGGCTGCTTCCAATACTTGATGCGTATCAATACCCATGCGTTCAAATATCAACGCCAATTCATTAATAAACGCGATATTGATATCTCGTTGGCAATTCTCGATGACCTTTGCCGCCTCGGCAACCTTGATGCTCGAAGCTTTGTGTGTGCCCGCAACGATTATTTTTTTGTACAGTTGATCTACGCGTTCGGCTATTTCAGGTGTGCTACCGCTGGTCACCTTCTTGATGTTGGGCAACCGGTGCTGCTTATCGCCAGGGTTGATGCGCTCTGGAGAATAGCCACAGAAAAAATCAATATTAAATCTTAATCCGCTGAATTTCTCCAGCACGGGGACACAATCTTCTTCGGTGCAGCCTGGGTAAACGGTAGATTCGTAAATCACGATGTCGCCTTTCTTCAAAACCTTCCCCACCGTTTCGCTCGCCTTGATCAATGGCGTAAGGTCGGGCTTTTTGTAAACGTCTACGGGCGTGGGTACGGTGACGATGAAATGATTGGCGTCCTTCAATTCAATCGGATTGGAAGAGAAAGAAAGATGTTTAGATGACTTAAGTTCAACGCTGTCCGACTCAAGGGTTCGGTCGTGCCCATTTTTTAGCTCAGCTATCCGATCGGTGTTGATGTCGAAGCCAACCACCGGAATAATTTTTCCGAACTCAACCGCCAATGGAAGGCCAACATAACCTAACCCTATGATTCCTATCTTTTCCATGTTATCGTTTCTCTTTATAATAGTCCAAATACCAATCAATAAATTTACCCACACCTACTTCAATGGGAGTATCGGGCTTAAAATCAATTTTTTTCATCAAATCACTCACATCGGCAAGAGCTTCGGGCACATCGCCCTGCTGCATGGGCAAAAAGTTTTTGATGGCCTTTTTTTTCAACTTTTCTTCTATAATCTCGATGTACCTTATCAACTCTACCGTACTGCTATTGCCAATGTTAAAAATTCGGTAGGGGGCAAAGCTAGTGGCGGGATCTGATTTTGTGGCATCCCAATTTTTGTCAAATGACGGAATCTTTGGCAAGAGACGAATCACACACTCCACTAAATCGTCTATATACGTAAAATCGCGTTTCATTATTCCGTGATTATAAACGTTTATCGGTTCGCCCGCTAAAATCGCTTTCGTAAAAATAAACAAGGCCATATCTGGTCTGCCATAAGGGCCATACGCTGAAAAAAACCTTAGCCCTGTGGTTGGAATATGGTACAATGTCGAATAGGCATGAGCCATTAACTCATTTGATTTCTTGCTGGCTGCATAAAGCGCCAAGGGATGGTCAACATTGTCTTGGGTCGAGAAGGGCATTTTTTTGTTCGCCCCATAAACTGAACTGGAAGAGGCGTAGATCAAGTGCTTTACGGAATGGTGGCGACTGGCTTCGAGAATGTTTAAGAACCCCTGTATGTTGCTTTCAAGATAGGTATATGGATTTTCGATAGAGTGCCTCACACCCGCCTGTGCAGCCAAGTTGACGACAGCATCGTATCGGCTATTTTCAAATCGCTTGTCAATTTCTTTTTTGTTGGCAATATCAACCTTTGAAAAAGTAAAATTTTCAAAAAGACGTAAACTATCCAATCTCGATTTTTTTAAGTTCACATCATAATAATCGTTAAGATTATCCAAGCCCTCA
This genomic window contains:
- a CDS encoding nucleotide sugar dehydrogenase, yielding MEKIGIIGLGYVGLPLAVEFGKIIPVVGFDINTDRIAELKNGHDRTLESDSVELKSSKHLSFSSNPIELKDANHFIVTVPTPVDVYKKPDLTPLIKASETVGKVLKKGDIVIYESTVYPGCTEEDCVPVLEKFSGLRFNIDFFCGYSPERINPGDKQHRLPNIKKVTSGSTPEIAERVDQLYKKIIVAGTHKASSIKVAEAAKVIENCQRDINIAFINELALIFERMGIDTHQVLEAAGTKWNFLPYKPGLVGGHCIGVDPYYLTYKADSLGYYPQVILAGRRINDNMGIHIANRVVKLMTQHDLPVKNAKILVLGITFKENCPDIRNSRAIDLIQELQSFGADVEVYDPHASIDEVKHEYGLALINKPDKKYSAIVLAVSHHEFKNLDWKMIRNDKTIVYDVKGFLDPSQISSRL
- a CDS encoding NAD-dependent epimerase is translated as MSKVLVTGVAGFIGYHLAKRLCEDGFWVEGLDNLNDYYDVNLKKSRLDSLRLFENFTFSKVDIANKKEIDKRFENSRYDAVVNLAAQAGVRHSIENPYTYLESNIQGFLNILEASRHHSVKHLIYASSSSVYGANKKMPFSTQDNVDHPLALYAASKKSNELMAHAYSTLYHIPTTGLRFFSAYGPYGRPDMALFIFTKAILAGEPINVYNHGIMKRDFTYIDDLVECVIRLLPKIPSFDKNWDATKSDPATSFAPYRIFNIGNSSTVELIRYIEIIEEKLKKKAIKNFLPMQQGDVPEALADVSDLMKKIDFKPDTPIEVGVGKFIDWYLDYYKEKR